From a single Rutidosis leptorrhynchoides isolate AG116_Rl617_1_P2 chromosome 5, CSIRO_AGI_Rlap_v1, whole genome shotgun sequence genomic region:
- the LOC139846731 gene encoding uncharacterized protein, which translates to MGYTENNSATYPSTGNPCVDFFFHVVPDSPTETITRRLVESWQHDSLKTLKLICNLRGVRGTGKSDKEGYYTSALWLHKNHPKTLACNLPSMADFGYLKDLPELLYRLLEGEDVREKAKEEHKKRSREKGQEESQKRSRRRLIGRGQSYKEKRITMAKKAIERFNSDPDYRFLHDRVSDLFAELLRADMKLLEDGKSTKISLAAKWCPSVNSSFDKSTLLCEAIARKVFPREEYAEYNGVEEAHYAYRVRARLGKQVLVPLRKVLELPEVYIGQNDWGSIPYNRVASVAIKFFKEKFLKHDKERFEEYLKNVHSGETKIAAGALLPHKIIASLEDGEGGEVAELQWKRMVDDMLKKGKLNNCLAVCDVSGSMSGVPMEVCVALGVLVSELSEEPWKGKVITFSESPMMQMVKGDDLKSKIEFVRETEWGANTDFQKVFDLILEVAIKAKLSEKDMIKRVFVFSGMEFDRASLNPWETDYEVIKRKFTEKGYGDSVPEIVFWNLRDSRATQVASKEKGVALVSGFSKNALKIFMEGDIENLTPKGVMEIAISGKEYEKLVVFD; encoded by the coding sequence ATGGGTTACACCGAAAACAACTCAGCAACATATCCCTCAACCGGCAACCCATGTGTCGATTTCTTCTTCCACGTTGTCCCCGATTCTCCGACCGAAACTATCACCCGTCGACTGGTCGAATCATGGCAACATGATTCTTTGAAAACACTTAAATTAATTTGCAATCTACGTGGGGTACGTGGCACGGGGAAATCGGATAAAGAAGGGTATTACACATCTGCTTTATGGCTTCATAAAAACCACCCTAAAACCCTAGCTTGTAATCTGCCTTCCATGGCCGATTTCGGGTACCTTAAAGACTTACCGGAGCTACTCTATCGACTTCTTGAAGGCGAAGACGTAAGAGAAAAGGCGAAAGAGGAACATAAAAAACGATCTAGAGAAAAGGGGCAAGAGGAATCTCAAAAACGATCAAGACGACGATTGATCGGCCGAGGACAAAGTTATAAGGAGAAGAGGATCACGATGGCTAAAAAAGCAATTGAACGGTTTAATAGTGACCCGGATTACAGATTCTTACACGATCGTGTTTCGGATCTATTCGCCGAGCTATTGCGGGCTGATATGAAGCTCTTGGAAGACGGGAAGTCGACGAAAATAAGTCTTGCTGCAAAATGGTGCCCGTCGGTTAATTCATCGTTCGATAAATCGACTTTACTATGCGAAGCTATTGCAAGAAAAGTCTTCCCGCGTGAAGAATACGCTGAATACAATGGAGTAGAGGAAGCGCATTACGCGTATCGTGTTCGTGCCCGGCTAGGAAAACAAGTGTTGGTACCCCTTCGAAAAGTGTTGGAGTTGCCGGAAGTTTACATTGGGCAAAACGATTGGGGATCGATCCCTTATAACAGAGTAGCTTCGGTCGCCATTAAATTCTTCAAAGAGAAGTTTTTGAAGCATGATAAAGAAAGATTTGAAGAGTATTTAAAAAATGTGCATTCGGGTGAGACTAAAATTGCTGCTGGTGCGTTGCTTCCGCACAAAATCATAGCGAGTTTAGAAGACGGAGAGGGTGGTGAGGTGGCGGAACTTCAATGGAAGCGAATGGTAGATGATATGTTAAAGAAAGGGAAGTTAAATAATTGCTTAGCTGTTTGTGATGTTTCAGGTAGCATGAGTGGTGTTCCAATGGAGGTTTGTGTGGCTTTAGGAGTACTTGTTTCGGAATTAAGCGAAGAGCCATGGAAAGGGAAGGTGATTACGTTTAGTGAAAGCCCGATGATGCAAATGGTCAAAGGAGATGATTTGAAATCGAAGATCGAATTTGTGAGAGAGACGGAATGGGGAGCAAATACTGATTTTCAAAAGGTGTTTGATTTGATTCTTGAAGTGGCAATTAAAGCGAAACTGAGTGAAAAGGATATGATAAAGAGGGTGTTTGTGTTTAGTGGCATGGAATTCGATCGAGCTTCATTGAATCCTTGGGAGACGGATTATGAAGTGATAAAGAGGAAGTTTACGGAGAAAGGGTATGGAGACTCGGTGCCCGAGATTGTGTTTTGGAATCTGCGGGATTCACGTGCGACTCAGGTGGCTAGTAAAGAAAAAGGGGTGGCACTCGTTAGCGGGTTTTCGAAGAACGCGTTGAAGATATTCATGGAAGGTGATATAGAGAATTTGACGCCTAAGGGTGTAATGGAAATTGCCATTTCCGGCAAGGAGTACGAGAAACTGGTGGTGTTTGATTAG